From a region of the Deinococcus budaensis genome:
- a CDS encoding DUF2171 domain-containing protein, translating to MPVFCADGHQRGEVDRGDGDHIRLIRTTPC from the coding sequence ATGCCAGTCTTTTGTGCGGACGGGCACCAGCGCGGTGAGGTGGACCGGGGAGACGGCGACCACATCAGGTTGATCAGGACGACTCCTTGCTGA
- a CDS encoding heavy metal translocating P-type ATPase codes for MTSPDRSTPRSHLEYFVDGMDCASCVQNVERMIERLPGAGGVKTSFNRQTLALELDEAQTPRTRLEENLRALGYAPSPLRQAAAPPAAAPAQLDYFVEGMDCASCVQTVERMVATLPGTGDVKTSFNKQTLALSLDEAQTPRTLLEGHLQALGYTPSLLGGVPAPGPGPAHDHTDPVGPSHVHDTPKPGQPWYATGQGKLVVTSGVLLILAWVLSFTLPPFATWGFIAATLLGVWPLAKKALASARFGDPFSINMLVSLAAIGAVLIGEAAEGAVVVFFFAVGELLEGIAAGRARAGIQALAALAPKTALLVEGGERREVPADALAVGQTVQVNPGARVPADGTILTGTSSLDDSPVTGESVPVVKSAGNTVYAGSINTDGVLTVRVDKAASDNTIARIIHLVEEAEGSKAPTARFIDRFSRYYTPGVVAVSALVALVPPLFFGAEWSPWLYKGISLLLIGCPCALVLSVPAAITSGISAGTRRGLLIKGGAALESIGSVKTIAFDKTGTLTAGKPRVTDVVGQDRNEVLRLAAAVESGSSHPLAKAITDAAKQANLTLPAAENAQAIPGKAVTATVEGRTLSVSSPRHAATLAALSPELGASIEAFEKQGRTAVVLLDGQAPLGVIAIRDEPRADAREAVAQLHALGVNTVMLTGDNARTGRAIAGDLGMDVQAELLPEDKLRVIADLKARGGVAMVGDGINDAPALAQSDVGIAMGGGTDVALETADAALLQERVMGVTDLVRLSRATMGNIKVNIAFALGLKAIFLVTTLLGYTNLWMAILADTGATALVTANALRLLRWKGSAAPRTVTPAPTPSRA; via the coding sequence ATGACCTCCCCGGACCGGAGCACGCCGCGCTCCCACCTCGAATACTTCGTGGACGGGATGGACTGCGCGAGCTGCGTCCAGAACGTCGAACGCATGATCGAACGCCTGCCTGGCGCAGGCGGCGTGAAAACCAGTTTCAACCGGCAGACCCTCGCCCTGGAACTGGACGAGGCCCAGACGCCCCGGACGAGGCTGGAGGAAAACCTGCGGGCCCTGGGGTACGCGCCCAGCCCCCTGCGGCAGGCGGCCGCTCCCCCTGCGGCTGCCCCGGCCCAGCTCGACTATTTCGTGGAGGGGATGGACTGCGCGAGCTGCGTTCAGACGGTCGAACGGATGGTCGCCACCTTGCCGGGGACCGGGGACGTCAAGACCAGCTTCAACAAGCAGACCCTGGCCCTCTCGCTCGACGAGGCACAGACCCCCCGGACCCTCCTGGAAGGCCACCTCCAGGCGCTGGGGTACACCCCCTCGCTGCTGGGCGGGGTGCCCGCACCCGGCCCGGGCCCGGCCCACGACCACACTGACCCCGTGGGGCCCAGCCATGTTCATGACACCCCGAAGCCGGGCCAGCCCTGGTACGCGACCGGGCAGGGCAAGCTCGTCGTGACCTCCGGCGTGCTGCTCATCCTGGCCTGGGTGCTGAGCTTCACTCTCCCTCCGTTCGCCACCTGGGGCTTTATCGCCGCGACCCTGCTGGGGGTATGGCCACTGGCGAAGAAGGCACTTGCCAGTGCGCGCTTCGGCGACCCCTTCAGCATCAACATGCTGGTGAGCCTGGCGGCCATCGGCGCCGTCCTGATCGGGGAGGCGGCGGAGGGCGCAGTCGTCGTCTTTTTCTTCGCGGTCGGGGAACTGCTCGAAGGCATCGCCGCTGGGCGGGCCCGTGCGGGCATTCAGGCGTTGGCAGCCCTGGCGCCCAAGACCGCCCTGCTGGTCGAGGGTGGGGAAAGGCGCGAGGTTCCCGCCGACGCCCTCGCGGTCGGGCAGACGGTCCAGGTCAATCCCGGCGCCCGCGTTCCTGCGGACGGCACCATTCTCACCGGCACCTCCAGTCTCGACGACAGTCCCGTCACCGGCGAGAGCGTCCCCGTCGTGAAAAGCGCCGGGAACACGGTGTACGCGGGCAGCATCAACACCGACGGCGTGCTCACCGTGCGGGTGGACAAGGCCGCCTCAGACAACACCATCGCCCGGATCATCCACCTGGTCGAGGAGGCCGAAGGCAGCAAGGCCCCGACGGCGCGCTTTATCGACCGGTTCAGCCGGTACTACACCCCCGGCGTGGTCGCGGTGTCCGCCCTGGTGGCGCTGGTCCCGCCGCTGTTCTTCGGAGCCGAGTGGTCCCCCTGGCTTTACAAGGGCATCAGCCTCCTGCTGATCGGCTGCCCCTGCGCCCTGGTCCTGAGCGTTCCGGCTGCAATCACCAGCGGCATCAGCGCCGGAACCCGCCGGGGTCTGCTGATCAAGGGCGGCGCGGCGCTGGAGAGCATCGGCAGCGTGAAGACCATCGCGTTTGACAAGACTGGGACCTTGACGGCCGGGAAGCCGCGCGTGACCGATGTGGTGGGGCAGGACCGCAACGAGGTGCTGCGCCTCGCCGCCGCGGTGGAATCGGGCAGCAGCCATCCGCTGGCGAAGGCCATCACGGACGCCGCGAAGCAGGCGAACCTGACCCTGCCCGCCGCCGAGAACGCTCAGGCCATCCCCGGCAAGGCCGTCACCGCCACCGTGGAGGGCCGAACGTTGAGTGTCAGCTCCCCTCGGCACGCGGCAACCCTCGCCGCCCTCTCCCCTGAACTGGGCGCGAGCATCGAGGCTTTCGAGAAACAGGGACGTACCGCCGTGGTGCTGCTGGACGGTCAGGCGCCCCTGGGGGTGATCGCCATCCGGGACGAGCCGCGTGCCGACGCCCGGGAGGCGGTCGCTCAGCTCCATGCTCTCGGCGTGAACACGGTGATGCTCACCGGAGACAACGCCCGCACGGGCCGGGCGATCGCCGGGGACCTGGGCATGGACGTGCAGGCGGAGCTGCTGCCCGAGGACAAGCTGCGGGTCATCGCGGACCTGAAGGCGCGGGGCGGCGTGGCGATGGTGGGCGACGGGATCAATGATGCTCCCGCCCTGGCCCAGAGTGACGTGGGCATCGCGATGGGCGGTGGCACCGATGTGGCGCTGGAGACGGCGGACGCAGCCCTGCTGCAGGAGCGGGTCATGGGCGTGACCGACCTCGTCCGCCTCTCGCGGGCGACGATGGGAAACATCAAGGTCAACATCGCCTTCGCGCTGGGGCTCAAGGCCATCTTCCTGGTGACCACCCTGCTGGGGTATACCAACCTGTGGATGGCGATCCTGGCCGACACGGGAGCGACGGCCCTGGTGACGGCCAATGCCCTGCGCCTGCTGCGCTGGAAGGGCAGCGCTGCTCCCCGCACGGTCACGCCCGCCCCGACCCCCAGCCGGGCCTGA
- a CDS encoding glutaredoxin family protein, with product MLSTVPNGQALRRLLTQRSATVTTKNVRGDPEALAEKQAQADVRTAPVTLIGEQACSGSFDGPRPRMLAARPAVRP from the coding sequence ATGCTCTCCACCGTCCCGAACGGCCAGGCTCTCCGGCGGCTCCTGACCCAGCGCAGCGCCACTGTCACGACGAAGAACGTGCGGGGGGATCCGGAGGCCCTGGCCGAGAAGCAGGCCCAAGCAGATGTCCGCACCGCCCCGGTCACGTTGATCGGTGAGCAGGCCTGTTCAGGCTCCTTCGACGGGCCGCGTCCCCGGATGCTCGCCGCTCGGCCAGCGGTGCGTCCTTGA
- a CDS encoding signal peptidase II, which yields MRRRLWPLAALIGLLALESLLKAWAVQHLTPGVDRPLLPGLLHLDFTLNPGMAWGMLGTFTAPLAILRLTVGLVIVAALLSGRLPPDRRWPLALIAAGALGNAVDGLARGAVVDYLTSPVLDAVSRALSGGRFPVFNLSDVLVCSGTLWLLLHAWRTERRSGHSASAARATSKENP from the coding sequence GTGAGGCGGCGTCTCTGGCCCCTGGCGGCGTTGATCGGTCTGCTGGCGCTCGAGAGTCTGCTCAAGGCCTGGGCCGTCCAGCACCTGACGCCCGGCGTGGACCGCCCCCTGTTGCCCGGCCTGCTGCACCTGGATTTCACGCTCAATCCTGGGATGGCCTGGGGGATGCTCGGCACCTTCACGGCTCCTCTGGCGATCCTGCGCCTCACGGTGGGCCTGGTCATCGTGGCCGCCCTGCTCTCCGGCCGCCTGCCCCCTGACCGCCGGTGGCCGCTGGCGCTGATCGCGGCGGGTGCCCTCGGCAACGCCGTGGATGGCCTGGCACGGGGGGCGGTGGTCGACTACCTCACCTCACCGGTGCTGGACGCCGTCTCCAGGGCGCTGAGTGGTGGGCGCTTCCCGGTCTTCAACCTGTCGGACGTGCTGGTGTGCAGCGGTACCCTCTGGCTGCTGCTGCACGCCTGGCGGACGGAACGCCGGTCTGGACATTCGGCCTCTGCCGCGCGTGCTACCTCCAAGGAGAACCCATGA
- a CDS encoding DUF3105 domain-containing protein, whose product MKRLILLTLPALLAACTQGGDIEGVKTFKNEGGAHQPGRVAYEQSPPAGGPHNPAWQNCGVYDRPLYDEYAVHSLEHGAVWLSYKQDLPTSQVLQLKEVVAGRTYTLLSPHETQTAPLVLTAWNAQLEVQDVTDPRVQKFLQKYEQGGEAPEIGASCSGAYSGTV is encoded by the coding sequence ATGAAACGACTGATCCTGCTGACCCTGCCCGCCTTGCTCGCCGCCTGCACCCAGGGGGGTGACATCGAGGGCGTCAAGACCTTCAAGAACGAGGGCGGCGCCCACCAGCCGGGGCGCGTGGCGTACGAACAAAGCCCCCCGGCCGGTGGTCCCCACAATCCTGCCTGGCAGAACTGCGGGGTGTATGACCGGCCGCTGTACGACGAGTACGCCGTCCATAGCCTGGAACACGGCGCGGTGTGGCTCAGCTACAAGCAGGACCTGCCCACCAGCCAGGTGCTGCAACTCAAGGAGGTGGTGGCCGGGCGGACGTACACGCTGCTCTCTCCGCATGAGACCCAGACTGCACCCTTGGTCCTGACCGCCTGGAACGCGCAACTGGAAGTGCAGGACGTCACGGACCCGCGGGTGCAGAAGTTCCTCCAGAAGTACGAGCAGGGCGGGGAAGCCCCGGAGATCGGTGCTTCATGCAGCGGCGCCTACAGCGGCACGGTCTGA
- a CDS encoding DUF305 domain-containing protein, whose product MQRRLQRHGLSRVAAGASLAAAVLLGGTLAALWPDTPGEASAEVTFARDMSAHHAQAVDMSVTLFQRAADPAVKLIAQDILLTQQAQIGQMSGWLMAWGRPLAGREAPMAGMDRQAMGLASEQEARELAYLPVKETETRYLTLMRRHHQGGVDMAKLALNTVKRPEVRAFAQRVVTAQTSEIGAIDALLAARGANPPSAQSEPEMDGMHHE is encoded by the coding sequence ATGCAGCGGCGCCTACAGCGGCACGGTCTGAGTAGGGTGGCGGCGGGAGCCAGCCTGGCCGCCGCGGTCCTGCTCGGGGGAACGCTGGCGGCCCTCTGGCCCGACACGCCGGGTGAGGCCAGCGCGGAGGTCACCTTCGCCCGCGACATGAGCGCGCACCATGCTCAGGCTGTCGATATGAGCGTCACCCTGTTTCAGCGGGCGGCGGACCCGGCCGTCAAGCTGATCGCCCAGGACATCCTGCTCACGCAGCAGGCCCAGATCGGGCAAATGAGCGGCTGGCTGATGGCCTGGGGGCGGCCGCTGGCGGGCCGGGAGGCCCCGATGGCGGGCATGGACCGCCAGGCGATGGGGTTGGCTTCCGAGCAGGAGGCACGGGAGCTGGCCTACCTGCCCGTAAAGGAAACCGAGACCCGCTACCTCACCTTGATGCGCCGCCACCACCAGGGGGGCGTGGACATGGCGAAGTTGGCCCTGAACACCGTCAAGCGGCCGGAAGTGCGCGCGTTTGCGCAGCGGGTGGTGACGGCGCAGACCTCGGAGATCGGGGCCATTGATGCCTTGCTGGCCGCCCGGGGCGCGAACCCGCCGTCCGCTCAGTCCGAGCCGGAGATGGACGGGATGCACCATGAGTGA
- a CDS encoding cation diffusion facilitator family transporter → MSEHNHSHGENANARQLGIALALTGSFLIVEVIYGFLSGSLALLSDAGHMLTDVMALALSLFAIRIGQRAADRRRTFGYRRAEILAAAVNAGALFAIGLYILFEAYQRLREPVDVQTTPMLSVAVLGLLVNVISARVLVGGSGSSLNMKSAYLEVMGDLLGSVAVIAGALIIRFTGLTWVDPVLGALIGLWVLPRTWTLLKASVNVLMEGVPEGVDLDALRAELAALPGVTEVHDLHVWSVTSGEHTLTAHLVAAAPGGALLAQVHQVAERYGLEHSTVQLEPPGTHAGQEGHLHP, encoded by the coding sequence ATGAGTGAGCACAACCACAGCCACGGCGAGAATGCGAACGCCCGGCAACTGGGGATCGCGTTGGCCCTGACCGGCAGCTTCCTGATTGTCGAGGTCATCTACGGCTTCCTCTCCGGGAGCCTGGCGCTGCTCTCGGACGCCGGGCACATGCTCACGGACGTGATGGCGCTGGCCCTCTCCCTGTTTGCCATCCGCATCGGGCAGCGGGCGGCCGACCGCCGCCGCACCTTCGGCTACCGCCGCGCGGAGATCCTGGCCGCCGCCGTGAATGCCGGGGCGCTCTTTGCCATCGGCCTGTACATCCTCTTCGAGGCCTACCAGAGGCTGCGCGAGCCGGTCGACGTGCAGACCACGCCCATGCTGAGCGTGGCGGTGCTGGGCCTGCTGGTGAACGTGATCAGCGCCCGCGTCCTGGTGGGGGGCAGCGGAAGCAGCCTGAACATGAAGTCGGCGTACCTGGAGGTCATGGGCGACCTGCTGGGCTCGGTGGCCGTCATCGCCGGGGCCCTGATCATCCGCTTCACGGGGCTGACCTGGGTGGACCCGGTGCTGGGCGCGTTGATCGGGCTGTGGGTATTGCCGCGCACCTGGACGCTGCTGAAAGCCAGCGTGAACGTGCTGATGGAGGGCGTGCCGGAGGGAGTCGACCTGGACGCCCTGCGCGCGGAGTTGGCCGCGCTGCCGGGCGTGACGGAGGTGCACGACCTGCACGTCTGGAGCGTGACCAGCGGGGAGCATACCCTCACCGCACACCTGGTGGCGGCGGCGCCCGGAGGCGCCCTTCTCGCGCAGGTCCACCAGGTGGCCGAACGGTACGGCCTGGAGCACAGCACCGTGCAACTTGAACCGCCGGGCACCCATGCCGGGCAGGAAGGACACCTGCATCCATGA
- a CDS encoding SCO family protein encodes MNDASLPTSPSARRPVWTSVLWAILAVGLVLGGAWAYARIKSPYPFYGTVFNVETTSPGLTGTGEDGQPFALSALRGQTVAVFFGFLHCPNICPTTLAALEQVRQTLPEKDRAKFRTVLVTLDPARDDVDKLREYVRFFSPSAKGVFIPEPALADTAAAWGVGYQKSDVKNAATYQVDHTTGVYLVDREGRRRVVWDSTQLTRVDRVAADVREVMR; translated from the coding sequence ATGAATGACGCTTCCCTGCCCACCTCCCCGTCCGCGCGGCGCCCCGTGTGGACCTCGGTGCTGTGGGCCATCCTGGCCGTCGGCCTGGTCCTCGGCGGGGCGTGGGCCTACGCCCGGATCAAAAGCCCCTACCCGTTCTACGGCACGGTGTTCAATGTAGAAACCACCTCCCCCGGATTGACCGGCACCGGGGAGGACGGCCAGCCGTTCGCCCTGAGTGCCCTGCGCGGGCAGACGGTGGCCGTGTTTTTCGGCTTCCTGCACTGTCCGAACATCTGTCCGACCACCCTGGCCGCTCTGGAGCAGGTCCGGCAGACGCTTCCGGAGAAGGATCGGGCCAAGTTCCGCACGGTGCTCGTGACCCTCGATCCCGCGCGGGACGACGTCGACAAGCTGCGCGAGTACGTCAGGTTCTTCAGCCCTTCGGCCAAAGGCGTCTTTATCCCGGAGCCTGCGCTGGCGGACACCGCCGCCGCCTGGGGTGTGGGATACCAGAAATCAGACGTGAAGAACGCGGCGACCTACCAGGTCGACCACACCACCGGGGTGTACCTGGTCGACCGCGAGGGGCGGCGGCGGGTGGTCTGGGACTCGACGCAACTCACGCGGGTCGACCGGGTGGCGGCGGACGTGCGGGAGGTGATGCGGTGA
- a CDS encoding ArsR/SmtB family transcription factor: protein MRTASQDDVCEIPCVHPEAVARVRAALPDTGGVEDATALLKVIADPTRFRILTALNVEELCVCDLAAVVGISESAVSHQLRLLRAHRLVTFRKEGRIAYYRLLDQHINGLIDSAVDHVRE, encoded by the coding sequence ATGAGAACCGCTTCTCAAGACGACGTGTGCGAGATTCCCTGCGTCCACCCTGAGGCGGTCGCCCGTGTGCGCGCCGCCTTGCCTGACACGGGAGGGGTGGAGGACGCCACCGCGCTGCTCAAAGTCATCGCGGATCCGACCCGCTTCCGTATCCTGACCGCTCTGAACGTGGAGGAGCTGTGCGTGTGCGACCTGGCGGCGGTGGTGGGCATCAGCGAGAGCGCGGTGAGCCACCAGTTGCGCCTGCTGCGCGCCCACCGGCTGGTCACCTTCCGCAAGGAGGGGCGCATCGCCTACTACCGCCTGCTCGACCAGCACATCAATGGGCTCATCGATAGCGCGGTGGATCACGTGCGCGAATGA
- the lnt gene encoding apolipoprotein N-acyltransferase, with protein sequence MTHRHRTPDRAVPEHLPAGAGPPPWLPAEKDHLAAGPRQRGLGPPLAGVLLCLLAGVGLAFTFPPSPLGWLAPVPLAWLFRAASTRPPGQAFTLTFAFAAGFFGALLLWLPGSLTPLFGPGVGALYPALVGGLALLWAGTVALTRQVLGPATLWALPFAWVLLDTARGLGPFGFTWGSLGYAFASTPLVQLADLGGLSLVGLLVTLTAAALADRRPRVLLGVAALLLLGALYGLTRPPDAPGTQWALLVQGNVDPRAKVQGRTADELGRYLDLTRAGLAADPAQLVVWPETAAPAAPTSPELARALTALNVPLLLGAPTEQGGYRNSVYAFAGGEVRGRQDKVRLVPFGEYFPGRSQLDGAYRTVFRALGLPALTGTVPGRRLSPLPVGNVLVGALICYESTFPAFARAQVRRGARVLAVVSNDAWFGPSVGAEQHFQMGRVRAIETRRWVLRAGNDGVTAAVAPSGRVTARLPRAVAGALPVSFAQAGAITPYVRWGEWVTALSALVLLGLWLSVREGCFQVSKTREQGPG encoded by the coding sequence ATGACCCACAGGCACAGGACGCCTGACCGGGCAGTGCCGGAGCACCTTCCCGCGGGAGCAGGTCCGCCCCCTTGGCTACCGGCTGAAAAGGATCATCTGGCCGCCGGTCCCCGGCAACGCGGGCTCGGTCCACCTCTGGCCGGTGTCCTGCTGTGCTTGCTGGCCGGTGTGGGGCTGGCTTTCACCTTTCCGCCCTCGCCGTTGGGTTGGCTCGCGCCTGTGCCCCTGGCCTGGCTGTTCCGGGCCGCGTCGACGCGGCCGCCGGGCCAGGCCTTCACGCTGACCTTCGCCTTCGCTGCTGGTTTTTTCGGCGCGCTGCTGCTGTGGCTGCCGGGCAGCCTGACCCCCCTGTTCGGGCCCGGTGTGGGGGCGCTGTATCCGGCCCTGGTGGGGGGGCTGGCCCTCCTGTGGGCCGGGACGGTGGCCCTCACCCGCCAGGTACTGGGTCCGGCCACCCTCTGGGCCCTGCCGTTTGCCTGGGTGCTGCTGGACACCGCGCGTGGCCTGGGTCCCTTTGGGTTTACATGGGGCAGTCTGGGATATGCCTTCGCCTCCACCCCGCTCGTCCAGCTCGCCGACCTGGGCGGCCTCTCGCTGGTGGGGCTGCTCGTGACGCTCACGGCGGCGGCCCTGGCGGACCGGCGCCCACGCGTCCTGCTGGGCGTGGCGGCGCTGCTGCTCCTGGGCGCCCTGTACGGACTCACCCGGCCGCCGGACGCGCCGGGCACCCAGTGGGCCCTGCTGGTGCAGGGCAACGTCGATCCACGGGCCAAGGTCCAGGGGCGCACGGCGGACGAGCTTGGGCGCTATCTGGACCTGACGCGGGCGGGCCTGGCGGCGGATCCGGCGCAGTTGGTGGTGTGGCCCGAGACAGCTGCCCCAGCCGCGCCCACCTCCCCGGAGCTGGCCCGCGCGCTGACGGCCCTGAACGTGCCGCTGCTGCTGGGCGCGCCCACCGAGCAGGGAGGGTACCGCAACAGCGTGTACGCCTTTGCGGGGGGCGAGGTCCGCGGGCGGCAGGACAAGGTGCGGTTGGTGCCGTTCGGGGAATACTTCCCGGGCCGCTCTCAGCTGGACGGTGCCTACCGGACGGTATTCCGCGCGCTGGGGCTGCCCGCCCTGACCGGGACGGTTCCCGGCCGCCGCCTGAGCCCGCTGCCGGTCGGGAACGTCCTGGTGGGTGCGCTGATCTGTTACGAGTCGACCTTCCCGGCCTTCGCCCGCGCTCAGGTGCGGCGCGGTGCGCGGGTCCTGGCTGTGGTGTCGAACGACGCCTGGTTCGGGCCGTCGGTGGGCGCTGAGCAGCACTTCCAGATGGGGCGCGTGCGGGCCATCGAGACGCGCCGCTGGGTGCTGCGGGCGGGCAACGACGGGGTCACGGCGGCGGTCGCGCCCTCCGGGCGGGTCACGGCCCGGCTGCCGCGGGCGGTCGCGGGGGCGCTGCCCGTCTCCTTCGCGCAGGCCGGGGCCATCACGCCGTATGTCCGCTGGGGGGAGTGGGTCACGGCGCTGAGTGCGCTGGTGCTGCTTGGGCTGTGGCTCAGCGTGCGGGAAGGGTGTTTCCAGGTTTCCAAAACGCGGGAACAGGGGCCAGGCTGA
- a CDS encoding MerR family DNA-binding protein yields the protein MADLSDMPIGQLAASTGESVKALRYWTDFGLLTVERRPSGYRHYPPEATDQVRFIRSAQAAGFTLDEIRRILAARQDGQKPCAHVKADLDAHLETVRAQIAHLQALEAQLQAKVTWAEEHPDLACDSAGCIYLEDTPRA from the coding sequence ATGGCGGACCTCTCTGACATGCCCATCGGTCAACTCGCTGCCTCGACCGGCGAGAGCGTCAAGGCGCTGCGCTACTGGACCGACTTCGGCCTGCTGACGGTGGAGCGCCGACCCAGCGGCTACCGGCACTACCCGCCCGAGGCCACCGACCAGGTCCGCTTCATTCGCTCCGCGCAGGCCGCCGGATTCACCCTCGACGAGATCCGCCGCATTCTTGCGGCTCGACAGGACGGCCAGAAGCCCTGCGCGCACGTCAAGGCCGATCTCGACGCGCACCTGGAAACGGTGCGGGCGCAGATCGCGCACCTCCAGGCCCTCGAAGCGCAGTTGCAGGCCAAGGTGACGTGGGCGGAGGAGCATCCCGACCTGGCCTGCGATTCCGCGGGATGCATCTACCTGGAGGACACGCCCAGGGCTTGA
- a CDS encoding putative iron-sulfur cluster-binding metallochaperone, with the protein MTTAPDCCAPTTPVAATTCSTCGTTGRAVKLVTLKALLTPAALATLDSSEAYRFCPDIACDVVYFSPSRTYRQADVKVPVFQKDGRGSTPACYCFGHTRTDLEQATREGRAEVIPQSIQTHIQAGRCGCEVNNPQGSCCLGNVNRTLAALREASHA; encoded by the coding sequence ATGACCACCGCCCCTGATTGCTGCGCTCCGACCACACCGGTCGCGGCGACCACCTGTTCCACCTGTGGCACCACGGGCAGGGCGGTGAAACTCGTCACCCTCAAGGCCCTGCTGACCCCGGCCGCGCTCGCCACCCTCGATTCCAGCGAGGCATACCGCTTCTGCCCCGACATCGCCTGCGACGTGGTGTACTTCAGCCCCTCCCGGACTTACCGGCAGGCGGACGTGAAGGTGCCCGTCTTCCAGAAGGACGGGCGCGGCAGCACGCCCGCCTGTTACTGCTTCGGCCACACTCGGACGGACCTGGAGCAGGCCACCCGGGAGGGACGTGCCGAAGTGATCCCCCAGTCGATCCAGACGCACATCCAGGCCGGACGCTGCGGGTGCGAGGTGAACAACCCCCAGGGAAGCTGCTGCCTGGGCAACGTGAACCGCACCCTGGCCGCCCTGCGGGAGGCCAGCCATGCCTGA
- the merB gene encoding organomercurial lyase, giving the protein MFTPTPHVVHTAGGVRIFTRCALDTLLAAWILNGNIDIATTPPGEAQPLHLTVRDGHLQAPPDAVLAVPTQPDVQKAEGIHRSFLPYAPVWR; this is encoded by the coding sequence CTGTTCACGCCCACGCCGCACGTGGTGCACACGGCAGGTGGCGTCCGCATCTTCACGCGGTGCGCCCTCGACACCCTGCTCGCCGCGTGGATTCTGAACGGGAACATCGACATCGCCACTACGCCCCCCGGCGAGGCGCAGCCCCTCCACCTCACCGTCCGCGACGGGCACCTCCAGGCACCGCCCGACGCCGTGCTCGCCGTCCCCACCCAGCCTGATGTTCAAAAGGCAGAAGGTATTCACCGCAGCTTCCTTCCCTACGCGCCCGTCTGGAGGTGA